AAAACGGCGAATAATAAAAAAGATTTTTTTTCGGATAGAAATAAGTTCTGGAAATCGTATAGTCAGAAAAGATTGAAATTGCAGTCTTTCTGGCTATTCTTTGTTTTGTCGTTCTGTTTTTTGTTCGGACTTTGTTCTGTATTTTGTTCTGGTAAAAAGTATGATAGAATAGCCGCAAAAGCAAGACGAAACAGAAAAAACAAGAAACGAAGGAAGGGTAAAGTAACATGATTTCAGCAAAGGTTTTAATCATGCTCACAATTCTGGTCTATCTGGGCGGCATGATTATCATTGGGATTTATTGTTCCAAGAAAAATGAAAATGTAGGCGATTTCTATCTGGGCGGCAGAAAGCTTGGCCCATTTGTTACGGCAATGTCCGCAGAGGCATCGGATATGAGCAGCTACTTATTGATGGGGCTGCCCGGTCTGGCATATTTAAGCGGTGTGGCGGATGTTGGCTGGACGGCAATCGGGCTTGCCATCGGTACATATCTGAACTGGTTGGTTGTCGCAAAGAAAATCCGTATTTATACACACAGACTGGATGCCATTACAATTCCGGATTTCTTCTCCCGTCGATATCATGATGAGAAGAATATTCTGATGTGCATTGCGGCTGTGGTTATCATTATTTTCTTCATCCCCTATACAGCAAGCGGCTTCGCTGCATGCGGCAAGCTGTTCAGCACCCTGTTTGGTGTGAATTATATTCCTGCCATGGTCATCAGTGCGATTGTTATTGTGCTGTATACCGCGATGGGCGGCTTCCTTGCAGCAAGCACCACAGACCTGATTCAGGGGATTGTGATGAGTATTGCGCTGCTGATTATCGTATTCTTCGGGATTCATATTGCAGGCGGCTTTGATGCCGTAATGGATAACGCAAGAAGCATGACAGGCTATCTGAGCCTGACCATGACACACGATCCCGTCAGCAAGACCGCATCTCCCTACGGCTTCCTGACCATCTGCTCCACATTGGCGTGGGCATTGGGCTATTTCGGTATGCCCCATATTCTGCTGCGCTTCATGGCGATTGAGGATCATAATAAGCTGAAATTATCCAGAAGAATTGCGGTTATCTGGGTTGTCATTGCGATGGGTGTTGCCATTCTGATTGGTATCATCGGGAATGCGATGACAAAGGTTGGCGCGGTTCCCCTTCTGGAGGGCAGTGCATCCGAAACGATTATCGTATGCATTTCCGACCTGCTGAGCAAGCATGGCTGCCTTGCGGCAATCGTTGCAGGTATTGTGCTTTCCGGTATTCTGGCGGCAACCATGTCCACGGCGGATTCTCAGCTTCTGGCGGCATCCTCCAGTATTTCCCATAACCTTTTGGGCGGCTTCTTCCGTGTGAATATTTCCGAAAAGGCGGCAATGCAGGCGGCAAGAGTTTCCGTTCTGGTAATTTCCGTGATTGCAGCCTTCATTGCGAGAGACCCCAACAGCTCCGTTTTCGGTATCGTATCCTTCGCATGGGCAGGCTTCGGTGCGGCATTCGGCCCCGTTGTGCTGACAGCGCTGTTCTGGAGACGCTCCAATAAGCAGGGCGCACTGGCAGGCATGATTGTCGGCGGTGTGATGGTATTCGTATGGAAATATCTGATTCGTCCCATGGGCGGTATCTGGGGCATTTATGAGCTGCTGCCCGCATTCCTGCTGGCTCTGGCGGCAATCATTATTGTCAGCCTTGCAACACAGGCACCCGAACAGGCTGTTCTGGAAGAATATGACGCAGTGACAAAGGAACTGAAAAACGAAAAATAAAAAATAAGCATTGAAAATCCCTCTGCTGAATGAATGCGGCACAGGGATTTTTTGTTTGCAGAAAAAATTTCTCTGCTTGTTCTTCTTTAAAAAATTGAAAAAGAGAGAAGGTATCTGTATAATGGATACAGATAAAGAAAATGACAAAGGGAGGAACTGTTGTGAAAGCATTGATTACGGGCGCAACGAGCGGCATCGGGCGTGAAATGGCGAAAATATTGGCTGTACGGGGCGTGGATTTAATCATTGCCAGCAGGGACGAAAAAAAGATGAAAAGCCTTGCCAAGCGGCTGCCTGTGGCAGTGCGGACGATAGCCGTGGATTTATCCAAAGCAGAGGACTGCTATCGGCTGTATGACGCGGTAAAGGCGGAAGAAATTGATATCCTCATCAATAACGCAGGCTTCGGGGCGTATGGCGCAACATGGGATGTTCCGCTGGAAACGGAGCTGAATATGCTGGATTTGAACGTGCGCGCGGTGCAGATTCTGACAAAGCTGTTTCTGGCAGATTTCCGTAAGCGTGGCAGTGGGCGTATCCTCAATGTGGCATCCTCTGCGGGCTTTCTGGCAGGGCCGCTGATGTCCGGCTATTATGCGACAAAGGGCTATGTGCTGCGGCTGAGCGAGGCCATTTCCGAGGAGCTGCGGCAGGAGGGAAGTCGGGTGACAGTGACGGCTCTCTGCCCCGGACATGTGGAGACGAATTTTGATGCGCGCGCAAAGGTACGCCGTTCCATTGGCGGCGTTTCCGCGAAAAGAGTCGCGCAGGCAGGGATAGAGGGGATGCTCCGCGGCAAGGTGGTTGTCCTGCCTGGGGCATTGATGAAAATGACCTATGTCGGAGAAAAGCTTTTACCTGAGTCATGGATGCTGAAAATTGCCTATCGGGCACAGGCAAGGAAGGGTTGAACCGTATGCAAAGAGTAAGGCGAGTTTTGAAAAATACCGTCCGCGGTTATATCACGAAGGATGTCGGCAAGCGAGCAGCTTCACTGACGTATTATCTCCTGTTTGCGATTTTCCCCTTTCTGGTTGCGCTGATTTCCATTTTGGGGTTGCTGCATCTGCCGATGATTTCGCTTGAGGGCGAGGCGGCGGCGTTTCTGCCTGCGGATGTAATCACGCTGCTGAACCGGACGATTACCCACATGACGGAGGCATCCAATGGGGCAATTTTCACCTTTGGTGTGGTGTTTGCGCTGTGGTTTCCGTTTCGGGCGGTAAGAAATATGACAGAGGAGGTTTCGGATATCTATGGCGGCGAAAAGCCGACGCATCATACGCTGCGGGTGCTGCTGCTGGCAATATTCATTCTGTTTCTGATTCCTGCAATGCTGTTTCTGATGATTATCGGGGACTCTGTTTTGAACTATGTGGCGCAGTTTCTGCCGATTACGGTGGAATTTATCTCCTTCTGGACAAAGGCGCGTTTCCTTTCCATGGGCTTTGCGCTGATTCTGTTGACCTCGGCAGTGTATTATCTTTCGCCGAGTCAGCCGCCGAAGTGGCGATATATCTTCCCCGGGGCGCTGCTTTCTACATCCTTCTGGATGCTGTATTCCGTATTTTTCTCGTATTATGTAGACCACATGGGGAACTATTCCGTGATTTACGGCTCTATCGGGGCAATTATCGCCTTCCTCATCTGGCTGAATCTTTCGCTGACGGCACTGCTTCTGGGGGCAGTGTTTAATCAGGCGTTGCGCGAAACCGCCGCTCATGAAAAACTTTCTTCCGAAATCTGAGGATTTTACTGGATTTTTTCAGATTATATGGTATAATTAGTTTTAGTTTAAAACGAAAAATGGAGGTTGAGCAATGAAAAATATGTTATATAAGGCAAAAGGCGCACTGGCGCTGACCCTTGCGGTGAGCATCTGCGGGGCGCAGTGTGTGCCTGTGTTTGCGGCTGAGGCTCTTTCCGCGGCGCAGCAGGGCGTGCAGGTGACACCTGTGAAGGAGCTGACAGAGGAGGAGAAGGCGGCATTGCAGCTGCCGAAGCTGACCGCAGAGGAAGCATTGGCGAAGGCGAAAAAGCATAGCCCCGACCTGAGAGAAATTCAGGATACCTTGGATTATCTGGATGATACGCTGGATGACATCGACAGAAGCGCAGGCGGCACGGTTACTGTGCCAAATGTGGAATATAAAAAATGGGTGAATGACGGCTGGCAGAAGGTTGTTTCTGCTGTTTATCAGGCAGAGCAGGGCAAAAAGCAGGCAAGAATCGGCGAGGATCTGCAAAACCTTGGTCTGGAGGTTTCCGTAAAATCCTATTTTACCTCCATCAAGAGTAATGAGGATACCTTGTCTCTGACGAAGAAAAACGCTGAAATCCAGAAAAAGCTGTATGAACAGGGGCAGGAAAAGAACCGTCTGGGCCTTCTGAGCAAGTATAACCTGAATCAGCTGGAGATTGCGGCAAAGCAGGCGCAGGATAATGTGGCACTGCTGGAGGCAAGCATGGAGCAGCTTTACATCAAGCTGAATGATCTGATGGGTGAAAAGGCAGATGCCCGTTTTGAATATGTCTATGACGTTACCTATACGCCTTATAAGCTGAGTCTGCCGATGGAGCAGTATCTCAACGCGGCACTGAAAAAGGATCTGACCATTCAGCTGAAGGAGCTTGCATTGGATTCTGCGAAGTTTACGAAAAACTATGTTGGTGAATCGAATACGCGTCTGGATTCCAATACACAGGAATATAATTATGACACCGCAAAGCGTAATCTGAAAACGGCAAAAACCGATAAGGAAATGGCAATCCGCAATGCGTATCTGCAGCTGCAGCAGATGGAAACACAGATTACCTCTGCACAGTCCTCTCTGACAAAGGCACAGGCAGATTACCGTGCGGCGCAGATTAACCTGCGGGCAGGCAATGTGACAAAAACAGCTGTAGAGCAGGCAGAAATGGGCGTTGTTTCCGCACAGAACAGCCTGAATCAGTTGATTTATAATTACGATATGCTGGTATTTACCTTTGAAAACCCCAGTCTTCTGGGCAACACTGCACAGGCGCAGTAAAATAGAAATAAAATTCAAAGAAGTCTTGAACAGAACTGTTCGGGGCTTCTTTTTTTGCATAGATTTCCTTTTCCTTCACAAACTAGGAAAAATGGTTGGGCGGTGAAAAGGGATGCAGATAAAGAAGGAGTTGCAGAAAAATAAACAGGTGATGCAGGAA
This genomic window from Anaerotignum faecicola contains:
- a CDS encoding sodium/proline symporter, giving the protein MISAKVLIMLTILVYLGGMIIIGIYCSKKNENVGDFYLGGRKLGPFVTAMSAEASDMSSYLLMGLPGLAYLSGVADVGWTAIGLAIGTYLNWLVVAKKIRIYTHRLDAITIPDFFSRRYHDEKNILMCIAAVVIIIFFIPYTASGFAACGKLFSTLFGVNYIPAMVISAIVIVLYTAMGGFLAASTTDLIQGIVMSIALLIIVFFGIHIAGGFDAVMDNARSMTGYLSLTMTHDPVSKTASPYGFLTICSTLAWALGYFGMPHILLRFMAIEDHNKLKLSRRIAVIWVVIAMGVAILIGIIGNAMTKVGAVPLLEGSASETIIVCISDLLSKHGCLAAIVAGIVLSGILAATMSTADSQLLAASSSISHNLLGGFFRVNISEKAAMQAARVSVLVISVIAAFIARDPNSSVFGIVSFAWAGFGAAFGPVVLTALFWRRSNKQGALAGMIVGGVMVFVWKYLIRPMGGIWGIYELLPAFLLALAAIIIVSLATQAPEQAVLEEYDAVTKELKNEK
- a CDS encoding SDR family NAD(P)-dependent oxidoreductase, which gives rise to MKALITGATSGIGREMAKILAVRGVDLIIASRDEKKMKSLAKRLPVAVRTIAVDLSKAEDCYRLYDAVKAEEIDILINNAGFGAYGATWDVPLETELNMLDLNVRAVQILTKLFLADFRKRGSGRILNVASSAGFLAGPLMSGYYATKGYVLRLSEAISEELRQEGSRVTVTALCPGHVETNFDARAKVRRSIGGVSAKRVAQAGIEGMLRGKVVVLPGALMKMTYVGEKLLPESWMLKIAYRAQARKG
- a CDS encoding YihY/virulence factor BrkB family protein, producing the protein MQRVRRVLKNTVRGYITKDVGKRAASLTYYLLFAIFPFLVALISILGLLHLPMISLEGEAAAFLPADVITLLNRTITHMTEASNGAIFTFGVVFALWFPFRAVRNMTEEVSDIYGGEKPTHHTLRVLLLAIFILFLIPAMLFLMIIGDSVLNYVAQFLPITVEFISFWTKARFLSMGFALILLTSAVYYLSPSQPPKWRYIFPGALLSTSFWMLYSVFFSYYVDHMGNYSVIYGSIGAIIAFLIWLNLSLTALLLGAVFNQALRETAAHEKLSSEI
- a CDS encoding TolC family protein; this translates as MKNMLYKAKGALALTLAVSICGAQCVPVFAAEALSAAQQGVQVTPVKELTEEEKAALQLPKLTAEEALAKAKKHSPDLREIQDTLDYLDDTLDDIDRSAGGTVTVPNVEYKKWVNDGWQKVVSAVYQAEQGKKQARIGEDLQNLGLEVSVKSYFTSIKSNEDTLSLTKKNAEIQKKLYEQGQEKNRLGLLSKYNLNQLEIAAKQAQDNVALLEASMEQLYIKLNDLMGEKADARFEYVYDVTYTPYKLSLPMEQYLNAALKKDLTIQLKELALDSAKFTKNYVGESNTRLDSNTQEYNYDTAKRNLKTAKTDKEMAIRNAYLQLQQMETQITSAQSSLTKAQADYRAAQINLRAGNVTKTAVEQAEMGVVSAQNSLNQLIYNYDMLVFTFENPSLLGNTAQAQ